A single window of Athene noctua chromosome 1, bAthNoc1.hap1.1, whole genome shotgun sequence DNA harbors:
- the SLC35D3 gene encoding solute carrier family 35 member D3: protein MCRWRGRARGVAVAVAHGLCSGSLNILLKFLLARYHFAFLTLLQCLSSAAAALGLEALRRRGLAALPPFGPRLARPFAAVAALATLQSTLTLWSLRGLSLPMYVVFKRCLPLVTLLTGALVLRDGMPSPGVLVAVLITTCGAALAGAGDLTGDAMGYVTGVLAVLIHAAYLVLIQKTSVDSEYGPLTAQYAIAVSATPFLIICSFASMDSINVWSFPGWKDPAMVCIFIACVLISCAMNFTTLHCTYINSAVTTSFVGVVKSIATITVGMVAFNDVEPTKLFIAGVVVNTLGSVIYCVAKYIETRRQSNYEDLEKEAREEEGKRQAGDQALFAMESISQEKGAEEAAAEGSAMGDSQSREEEKVSTEKLAKGPTVQGEAASTQEVNRSSLKDAYLGVWRLVRGANYIKKDYLIENEELPNP, encoded by the exons ATGtgccggtggcggggccgggcgcggggcgtCGCGGTGGCGGTGGCGCACGGGCTGTGCTCGGGCTCGCTGAACATCCTGCTGAAGTTCCTGCTGGCCCGCTACCACTTCGCCTTCCTGACGCTGCTGCAGTGCCTcagcagcgcggcggcggcgctggggctggaggcgctgcggcggcgggggctggcggcgCTGCCGCCCTTCGGGCCCCGCCTGGCGCGCCCCTTCGCCGCCGTGGCCGCCCTGGCCACGCTGCAGTCCACCCTCACCCTCTGGTCGCTGCGCGGCCTCAGCCTCCCCATGTACGTCGTCTTCAAGCGCTGCCTGCCCCTCGTCACCCTCCTCACCGGCGCCCTGGTGCTCCGCGACGGCATGCCCTCGCCCGGCGTCCTCGTCGCCGTCCTCATCACCACCTGCGGTGCCGCGCTGGCCG GAGCTGGTGACCTGACCGGGGATGCTATGGGCTATGTGACAGGCGTGCTGGCTGTACTGATACACGCTGCCTATCTGGTGCTCATTCAGAAGACCAGCGTAGATAGTGAATACGGACCCCTGACAGCTCAGTACGCCATCGCTGTTTCGGCCACCCCTTTTCTCATTATCTGTTCCTTTGCCAGCATGGATTCCATCAACGTCTGGTCCTTCCCGGGGTGGAAGGACCCTGCCATGGTATGCATCTTTATCGCCTGTGTCCTGATTAGCTGTGCCATGAACTTTACCACCCTTCACTGCACTTACATTAACTCGGCTGTGACCACCAGCTTTGTGGGGGTGGTGAAGAGCATAGCAACCATCACGGTGGGCATGGTGGCATTCAATGATGTGGAGCCCACAAAGTTATTTATAGCTGGTGTTGTGGTCAACACCTTGGGGTCTGTCATTTACTGCGTGGCCAAGTACATTGAGACCAGACGGCAGAGCAATTACGAGGACCTGGAGAAAGAAGctagagaggaggaggggaaaaggcaggctggGGACCAAGCACTGTTTGCGATGGAGTCAATTTCCCAGGAGAAGGGGGCTGAGGAAGCAGCAGCGGAAGGATCAGCCATGGGAGAcagccagagcagagaggaagagaaggtcAGCACTGAGAAACTTGCCAAGGGACCAACGGTCCAGGGAGAAGCCGCCAGCACACAAGAAGTGAACAGGAGCTCGCTGAAGGATGCCTATCTTGGAGTATGGAGGTTGGTGAGGGGTGCTAATTACATAAAGAAGGATTATTTGATAGAAAATGAAGAGCTACCAAACCCTTAA